A single Deltaproteobacteria bacterium DNA region contains:
- a CDS encoding MinD/ParA family protein: MADIISVHSFRGGTGKSNTSANLAALYAMDGLRVGVIDTDIQSPGIHVIFGLDEDEAPYSLNDYLWGRCAIEQTACDVSSALGGACTGAIYLIPSSVNAADIARVLHDGYDIDLLSDGFRDLIRALKLDILVIDTHPGLNEETLLSIAISNALLVVMRPDFQDYQGTGLTVEVARELDVPCMMILINKAPSTFDLEQIRRTVSDTYNCPVAGVIPHSEEMMGLASHGIFAVRYADHPIVSELKHVARALRS; encoded by the coding sequence ATGGCCGACATCATATCTGTTCATTCATTCCGAGGGGGGACCGGCAAGTCCAATACGTCGGCCAACCTGGCGGCGCTGTATGCCATGGACGGACTCCGGGTGGGGGTGATCGACACGGACATCCAGTCGCCGGGGATCCACGTGATCTTTGGTCTGGACGAGGATGAAGCGCCCTATTCCCTCAACGACTACCTCTGGGGCCGATGTGCCATTGAACAGACCGCCTGCGACGTGAGCAGCGCCCTCGGGGGGGCCTGCACCGGGGCCATCTACCTCATCCCCTCCAGCGTCAATGCGGCGGACATCGCCCGGGTCCTCCACGACGGGTACGACATCGATCTCTTAAGCGACGGCTTTCGCGACCTGATCCGGGCGTTGAAACTGGATATCCTGGTGATCGACACCCATCCAGGGTTGAATGAGGAGACCCTCCTCTCCATCGCCATTTCAAACGCCCTTCTGGTGGTGATGCGTCCCGATTTCCAGGATTACCAGGGGACCGGGCTGACCGTGGAGGTGGCCCGGGAACTGGACGTCCCCTGCATGATGATCCTCATCAACAAGGCCCCGTCAACCTTTGACCTGGAACAGATCCGCCGGACGGTCTCAGACACCTACAACTGCCCCGTGGCCGGGGTCATCCCCCATTCCGAAGAGATGATGGGCCTGGCCAGCCACGGTATCTTCGCGGTTCGATACGCGGATCATCCCATTGTA